One window of Thalassovita mediterranea genomic DNA carries:
- the holA gene encoding DNA polymerase III subunit delta, producing MILKSGQVSSRFKSSENSPWCALVFGDDEGVVNDLADQITASWSKAAGNARQVVLDDDDIRREPHLLSDKVEIGSLLGDIEIVRIRTSGEKIAKPVLDLIERADQMGSGFANRLLVLNGSLNKRSKLRATIEQSSTAAAIQVYADTADSLKSLVEEKLAALDVQIETDALDDFVSLLPGHRGLANQESEKLSLYGRGLGRPISVADVRAVCRTDADDSARDLANAALDGDAARCQAEYDRVIESGTSTISVLRILEMEIRRLMQARGLMGTGGDIGRRLRPPVWGSEWPAFRARLDLWTSASLTRLLAAIHDLEIQAKTSAAAADPALRLLLLNIVKSASVRSAR from the coding sequence ATGATCCTTAAAAGCGGTCAGGTTTCCAGCCGGTTCAAGAGTTCAGAAAACAGCCCTTGGTGCGCCCTCGTTTTCGGGGATGATGAAGGCGTGGTGAATGATCTCGCCGATCAGATCACCGCGAGCTGGAGCAAGGCTGCCGGCAATGCGCGGCAGGTCGTCCTCGACGATGATGATATCCGCCGTGAGCCCCATCTACTTTCCGACAAGGTCGAAATCGGATCACTCCTCGGCGATATTGAGATCGTTCGCATACGCACCTCTGGCGAGAAGATTGCCAAGCCCGTGCTGGACCTGATTGAGCGCGCTGACCAGATGGGTAGCGGCTTCGCAAACCGCCTTCTGGTTCTCAATGGTAGCCTGAACAAGCGGTCGAAGCTTCGCGCCACGATCGAGCAGTCGAGCACAGCCGCCGCCATTCAGGTCTATGCCGATACGGCCGATTCCTTGAAGTCGCTCGTGGAGGAAAAGCTTGCTGCGCTCGACGTCCAGATTGAGACTGACGCGCTCGACGACTTTGTAAGCCTGCTTCCCGGCCATCGAGGACTGGCCAATCAGGAAAGTGAAAAGCTCTCTCTTTACGGCCGCGGCCTCGGTCGCCCCATATCCGTTGCAGATGTTCGCGCTGTTTGTCGCACCGACGCCGATGACAGTGCTCGCGATCTCGCAAATGCCGCGCTGGATGGTGACGCAGCGCGCTGTCAGGCCGAATATGACCGGGTCATCGAAAGCGGCACCAGCACGATCAGCGTGCTTCGCATCCTAGAGATGGAAATCCGGCGCCTGATGCAGGCGAGGGGACTTATGGGAACCGGCGGTGATATCGGGCGACGCCTACGCCCACCCGTCTGGGGCTCAGAATGGCCCGCTTTCCGCGCGCGCCTTGATCTCTGGACGTCAGCGTCGCTGACGCGCCTGCTGGCTGCCATTCACGATCTTGAGATTCAGGCGAAAACATCCGCAGCCGCCGCCGATCCGGCGCTACGGCTCCTGCTGCTTAATATCGTGAAATCAGCCTCGGTGCGATCAGCCCGCTGA
- a CDS encoding ParB/RepB/Spo0J family partition protein, translated as MSGDSKQKPSRLGRGLSALIGEVEGVSSSSAGEERGPEAKTDASTLAISDIRPNPQQPRRYFAEADLNELSESIRAKGVLQAILVRPDPKTAGKYQIVAGERRWRAAKQAGLTEIPATIRQMDELELLEIGIIENVQRTDLNPIEEAEAYGALMKRFGRTQEGLAESVGKSRAHIANTLRLLNLSEVAREHLREGRISAGHARAALGAPDPDAVIAMAVNKGLSVREVEKLSRSAKDDGGLEAVAGRVRQAEKDVDTEALEADLARALGLSVDIRHKGDKGEMRIKYSDLEQLDDLCRRLTAKRSAG; from the coding sequence ATGAGCGGTGATTCAAAGCAGAAGCCAAGCCGTCTTGGGCGGGGCCTCTCCGCCTTGATTGGCGAGGTTGAGGGTGTCTCCTCATCTTCGGCTGGAGAGGAGCGGGGCCCTGAGGCCAAGACGGACGCCTCCACGCTGGCGATCAGTGATATCCGGCCAAACCCGCAGCAGCCGCGGCGCTATTTCGCTGAGGCGGATTTGAACGAGCTATCGGAATCAATCCGCGCCAAGGGTGTCCTTCAGGCTATTCTTGTCCGACCAGACCCGAAAACGGCTGGAAAGTATCAGATTGTCGCTGGTGAACGTCGCTGGCGCGCGGCCAAACAGGCAGGCCTGACCGAAATCCCGGCCACGATCCGCCAGATGGATGAGCTTGAACTGCTCGAAATTGGCATCATCGAGAATGTCCAGCGCACAGATCTCAATCCGATTGAAGAAGCAGAAGCTTATGGCGCCCTGATGAAGCGGTTTGGGCGCACGCAGGAAGGCCTCGCTGAAAGCGTCGGGAAAAGCCGCGCGCATATCGCTAACACGTTGAGATTACTGAACTTATCGGAAGTTGCGCGCGAGCATCTTCGCGAAGGCCGTATCTCTGCAGGCCACGCCCGCGCGGCGCTTGGTGCGCCGGACCCGGACGCGGTAATCGCCATGGCCGTGAACAAGGGCCTCAGCGTGCGTGAGGTCGAGAAGCTCTCTCGCTCGGCAAAGGATGATGGTGGCCTCGAAGCTGTTGCGGGCCGCGTTCGCCAGGCGGAAAAGGACGTCGACACCGAAGCGCTCGAAGCTGATCTGGCGCGCGCCCTTGGGCTGAGCGTCGATATTCGCCACAAGGGCGATAAAGGCGAAATGCGTATTAAATACAGTGACTTGGAGCAGCTGGACGACCTCTGTCGCCGTCTGACAGCCAAGCGCTCAGCGGGCTGA
- a CDS encoding AAA family ATPase: MKRSLVVRANGGSYSRSRRRIVSKTGTRILAIANQKGGVGKTTTSINLGTALAAVGRRVLVVDFDAQGNASTGLGISRADRKLTSYDVVVDEIPLEEAILPTLVPRLEIVPGDENLSGVETELADKARRSYRLRDAIRTHVEKYALDEDKRYDFILIDCPPSLSSLTINAMTAADALLVPLQCEFLALEGLSQLLRTVEVVRSGLNPDLEIQGIVLTMYDRRNNLSDQVADEVREVLGSKVYKTVIPRNVRLSEAPSFGKPALLYDYRCPGSEAYIRLASEVLQRERARAMEPA; the protein is encoded by the coding sequence ATGAAGCGATCCCTAGTCGTACGAGCGAACGGGGGGTCATACTCAAGATCGAGGAGGCGCATCGTGTCTAAGACTGGCACCCGGATCCTGGCAATCGCAAACCAGAAGGGCGGCGTTGGCAAGACGACCACGTCGATCAACCTTGGCACGGCGCTGGCGGCCGTCGGGCGGCGCGTGCTTGTGGTGGACTTCGATGCGCAAGGGAATGCCTCGACCGGACTCGGCATCAGCCGCGCCGATCGCAAGCTGACCAGCTATGATGTTGTCGTCGATGAGATCCCGCTTGAAGAAGCGATCCTGCCAACGCTTGTGCCGCGTCTGGAGATCGTGCCGGGCGATGAGAACCTCTCTGGTGTAGAAACAGAGCTCGCTGACAAGGCGCGCCGTTCATACCGGCTGCGCGATGCCATTCGTACGCACGTGGAAAAGTATGCGTTAGACGAAGACAAGCGCTACGATTTTATCCTGATCGATTGCCCGCCTTCGCTTTCATCACTCACCATAAATGCGATGACCGCGGCCGATGCGCTGCTCGTGCCGCTGCAGTGTGAGTTCCTGGCGCTGGAAGGTCTCAGCCAGCTTCTGCGGACCGTCGAAGTCGTGCGGTCGGGCCTCAATCCTGATCTCGAAATCCAGGGCATCGTGCTGACCATGTATGACCGCCGCAACAATCTGTCTGATCAGGTGGCGGACGAAGTGCGTGAGGTGCTTGGCTCAAAGGTCTATAAGACGGTTATCCCGCGCAACGTACGTTTGTCCGAGGCGCCGAGCTTTGGCAAACCCGCCCTGCTCTATGATTATCGTTGCCCGGGCAGCGAGGCCTATATCCGTCTGGCGTCCGAAGTTCTCCAGCGTGAGCGCGCGCGTGCGATGGAGCCGGCCTGA